One window of Botrimarina mediterranea genomic DNA carries:
- a CDS encoding acyl-CoA desaturase, translated as MIAIVVPLAAVLVTPLYVWEWGFRWSDLAVLVGMYVLTALGVTIGFHRLFVHRSFETYLWVKVVFAVMGSMALQGPLLRWVGMHRWHHQHSDTPDDPHSPQHGGAGFVGLMKGLWHAQIGWFFEADPPNLARYSQDLRKSRTFRVISALFPLWVALGLLLPAVVGGLLSQSWMGALSGLIWGGLVRIFLVHHVTWSVNSACHLWGSQPFKSDDESRNNALFGVLAMGEGWHNTHHAFPTSARHGLRWWEIDLSYWVIDAMARLSLAWDVKLPTPDAQAKVRKMA; from the coding sequence ATGATCGCCATCGTTGTTCCTCTGGCGGCCGTGCTGGTGACGCCGCTCTATGTGTGGGAGTGGGGCTTTCGGTGGAGCGATTTGGCGGTGCTCGTGGGGATGTACGTGCTGACGGCGCTGGGGGTCACCATTGGCTTCCATCGGCTGTTCGTCCATCGCTCGTTCGAGACGTACCTGTGGGTCAAAGTCGTTTTTGCCGTCATGGGCTCGATGGCGCTGCAAGGCCCTCTGCTGAGATGGGTCGGCATGCACCGGTGGCATCATCAGCATAGCGACACGCCCGACGACCCGCACTCGCCGCAGCACGGCGGCGCCGGCTTCGTCGGCCTTATGAAAGGGCTTTGGCACGCGCAGATCGGCTGGTTCTTCGAAGCCGATCCGCCGAACCTGGCGCGCTACTCGCAAGACCTCCGCAAGAGCCGCACGTTCCGGGTGATCAGCGCGTTGTTCCCGCTATGGGTGGCGCTGGGTCTGTTGTTGCCGGCGGTCGTTGGCGGGTTGCTTTCGCAGAGTTGGATGGGCGCGCTGAGTGGCCTGATCTGGGGCGGGCTCGTGCGGATCTTCTTGGTCCACCACGTCACGTGGAGCGTCAACTCGGCGTGTCACCTGTGGGGGAGTCAGCCGTTCAAGAGCGACGACGAGAGCCGCAACAACGCGCTGTTCGGCGTCCTCGCCATGGGCGAGGGCTGGCACAACACGCACCACGCTTTTCCAACGTCGGCACGGCACGGGCTCCGCTGGTGGGAGATCGATCTGAGTTACTGGGTGATCGACGCGATGGCTCGGCTCTCACTGGCGTGGGACGTGAAACTGCCGACGCCGGACGCGCAGGCGAAGGTTCGAAAGATGGCTTGA
- a CDS encoding DKNYY domain-containing protein, which yields MMFATSWSSASNLLPLFALLLVTGCDSGYQKINGKWNYVVINAAVGRQVHSINADVGTFEVLSDPSYAKDSKNVYVNGRPFVEADASTFELRGRDGFAIDKHHAYFLQRIISGADLGSFRLLTFPYARDDEHIYCGSLRIPVESVEDFQVLKKGDAGYASFYYSTDDLVQRIGKEYSQHVVEADPDNFHDTRIIAASESGVATDGVWMYEGPKRNGAKK from the coding sequence ATGATGTTTGCTACGAGTTGGTCTTCGGCGAGCAATCTGTTGCCCCTGTTCGCGCTGTTGCTGGTGACCGGTTGCGATAGCGGCTACCAAAAGATCAATGGCAAATGGAATTATGTTGTCATCAATGCGGCAGTTGGTAGGCAGGTCCATTCCATAAACGCAGATGTAGGGACGTTTGAAGTGCTGTCCGATCCCAGCTACGCGAAAGACAGCAAGAACGTCTATGTGAATGGGCGCCCCTTTGTTGAAGCTGACGCTTCTACATTTGAGCTTCGAGGCAGGGACGGATTCGCCATCGATAAGCACCACGCCTATTTCTTGCAGAGAATTATCTCTGGGGCTGATCTCGGCTCATTTCGCCTTCTGACGTTTCCCTACGCCAGAGACGACGAGCATATCTACTGCGGAAGCCTGAGGATTCCTGTTGAAAGCGTGGAGGATTTTCAAGTATTGAAAAAGGGCGATGCGGGCTACGCGTCCTTCTACTATTCGACGGACGATTTAGTTCAGCGGATCGGAAAGGAGTACTCGCAGCATGTAGTAGAGGCAGACCCGGATAACTTTCATGACACCAGAATCATTGCCGCTTCAGAATCTGGCGTCGCCACAGATGGCGTTTGGATGTACGAAGGTCCGAAACGGAATGGGGCAAAAAAGTGA
- a CDS encoding RimK family alpha-L-glutamate ligase, with amino-acid sequence MKLAILSRNRNCYSTRRLCEAAEGRGHTVRVLDTLKFSIDLTQGEPELFFRSKVLSQYDAVLPRIGASITYFGTAVVRQFEQMDVFVGNSSAGIANSRDKLRCLQILSKHHIGMPPTTFVRERKDILPAIERVGGSPVVIKLIEGTQGVGVILAESTKIAEAIIETLQSTNQNVLVQKFVAESRGRDVRAFVVGDQVVAAMRRVAVGSEFRSNIHRGGTTEPVELSEDAKHLAVRAAQIMGLRIAGVDMLEANEGPQVMEVNSSPGLEGIERCTQLDIAGAVIDYLAAQVDFPEVDIRQRLTVSRGYGVTEIRIPEGSDYVGKTIDESGLPDRDINVLTLYRDTSVIPNPRLKRALEAGDRLLCFGKLDAMRDLVPEKVRKKRRPKVKELPEEAIEAPAAV; translated from the coding sequence ATGAAGCTCGCGATCCTCTCCCGCAACCGCAACTGCTACAGCACGCGGCGGCTCTGCGAAGCCGCCGAGGGCCGTGGGCATACGGTGCGCGTGCTCGATACGCTCAAGTTCTCGATCGACCTAACCCAGGGCGAGCCCGAGCTGTTCTTCCGATCCAAAGTCCTCAGCCAGTACGACGCCGTGCTGCCGCGCATCGGCGCGTCGATCACGTACTTCGGCACGGCCGTCGTGCGGCAGTTCGAGCAGATGGACGTCTTCGTCGGCAACTCGTCGGCGGGCATCGCCAACTCGCGCGACAAGCTCCGCTGTCTGCAGATCCTCAGCAAGCACCACATCGGCATGCCGCCGACAACGTTCGTCCGCGAACGCAAGGACATCCTGCCGGCGATCGAGCGCGTCGGCGGCTCGCCGGTCGTCATCAAGCTCATCGAAGGGACGCAGGGCGTCGGCGTGATCCTCGCCGAATCGACCAAGATCGCCGAGGCGATCATCGAGACCCTGCAGAGCACCAACCAGAACGTGCTGGTGCAGAAGTTCGTCGCCGAGAGCCGCGGCCGCGACGTGCGGGCGTTCGTTGTCGGCGATCAAGTCGTGGCCGCGATGCGCCGCGTCGCCGTCGGCAGCGAGTTCCGCAGCAACATCCACCGTGGCGGCACGACCGAACCGGTTGAACTCTCGGAGGACGCCAAGCACCTCGCCGTCCGCGCCGCGCAGATCATGGGCCTGCGGATCGCGGGCGTCGACATGCTCGAAGCGAACGAAGGCCCGCAGGTGATGGAGGTCAACTCGTCGCCGGGCCTCGAGGGGATCGAACGCTGCACGCAGCTCGACATCGCCGGCGCGGTGATCGACTACCTCGCCGCTCAGGTCGATTTCCCCGAGGTCGATATCCGCCAGCGGCTGACGGTCAGCCGGGGTTACGGCGTCACGGAGATCCGCATCCCCGAGGGTTCGGACTACGTCGGCAAGACGATCGACGAGTCGGGCCTCCCCGACCGCGACATCAACGTCCTCACGCTCTACCGCGACACGAGCGTGATCCCCAACCCCCGACTCAAACGCGCGTTAGAAGCCGGCGACCGCCTCCTCTGCTTCGGCAAGCTCGACGCGATGCGCGACCTGGTGCCCGAGAAGGTCCGAAAGAAGCGCCGCCCGAAGGTGAAGGAACTGCCGGAAGAGGCGATCGAGGCGCCGGCGGCGGTGTAG
- a CDS encoding ATP-dependent zinc protease family protein, translated as MSDAPLLAELGWIEWCALPSLGIPLLQAKIDTGARTSSLHAEDLEIVDQGGRHVAKFLVRTRKGVYACECPVKDERHVKSSSGHEELRVVIETTYVIQRVRWTIELTLTDRTTMRFPMLLGRRAMAGRFVVDPSRRYVCGKPKRKFKS; from the coding sequence ATGAGTGACGCCCCCCTCTTGGCCGAGCTTGGCTGGATCGAGTGGTGCGCTCTACCCAGCCTCGGCATCCCCTTGCTGCAAGCAAAGATCGATACCGGCGCGCGGACCTCGTCGCTCCACGCCGAGGACCTCGAGATCGTCGATCAGGGCGGCCGCCACGTCGCCAAGTTTCTCGTCCGCACCCGCAAAGGGGTCTATGCTTGCGAATGCCCCGTCAAGGACGAACGCCACGTGAAGAGTTCGTCGGGGCATGAAGAGCTGCGCGTCGTCATCGAAACCACCTACGTCATCCAACGCGTCCGTTGGACGATCGAGCTGACGCTCACCGACCGCACCACCATGCGGTTCCCGATGCTGCTAGGCCGCCGGGCGATGGCCGGGCGGTTCGTCGTCGATCCCAGCCGCCGTTATGTGTGCGGCAAGCCCAAGCGAAAGTTCAAGTCGTAA
- a CDS encoding SDR family oxidoreductase, protein MATRLVFGCGYLGRRVALRWRAAGDRVIAVTRSEPTARQFVEQGLEPLVADVTKPETLRGLPQAETLLYAVGYDRSGGPSIEEVYAAGLANVLAAAARSTERIVYISTTGVYGDADGEWIDETTHPAPSRDGGRASLAAEEILRTSPFATRGVSLRLAGIYGPDRLPYLAQLKAGEPIAAPSTGWLNLIHVDDAATTVLAAADQAAPPPIVCVSDGQPPLRSDYYAEVARLIGAAPPTFTDPPADSPRAARAAASKRVRSDLLAGGLGVSLRYPSYREGLAAILGPA, encoded by the coding sequence GTGGCGACACGACTCGTTTTCGGTTGCGGATACCTCGGTCGCCGCGTCGCCCTGCGGTGGCGAGCGGCGGGCGACCGTGTCATCGCCGTCACCCGCAGCGAGCCGACCGCCCGACAGTTCGTTGAGCAGGGACTCGAGCCGTTGGTCGCCGACGTGACGAAGCCCGAGACCCTGCGGGGTCTGCCGCAGGCCGAGACGCTGCTCTACGCCGTCGGCTACGACCGCAGCGGTGGGCCGTCGATCGAAGAGGTCTACGCCGCCGGATTGGCGAACGTCCTCGCCGCCGCGGCCCGATCGACCGAGCGCATCGTCTATATCAGTACGACGGGCGTCTACGGCGACGCCGACGGCGAATGGATTGACGAGACGACCCACCCCGCCCCGAGCCGCGACGGCGGGCGGGCGTCGCTCGCCGCCGAGGAGATTCTACGGACAAGCCCGTTCGCCACCCGTGGCGTGTCGCTGCGGCTGGCGGGGATCTACGGCCCCGACCGGTTGCCGTACTTGGCTCAGTTGAAGGCCGGCGAACCGATCGCCGCCCCGAGCACTGGCTGGCTGAATCTGATCCACGTTGACGACGCCGCGACCACGGTGCTCGCCGCCGCCGACCAGGCCGCCCCGCCACCGATCGTCTGCGTCAGCGACGGGCAGCCGCCGCTGCGGAGTGACTACTACGCCGAAGTCGCCCGGCTGATCGGCGCCGCGCCGCCGACCTTCACCGACCCACCAGCCGATTCACCTCGCGCCGCCCGGGCGGCGGCGTCGAAGCGGGTTCGTAGCGACCTGTTGGCGGGTGGATTGGGCGTTTCGCTGCGGTATCCGAGCTACCGCGAAGGACTGGCGGCGATTCTGGGGCCGGCATGA
- a CDS encoding MBL fold metallo-hydrolase, with protein sequence MLPRTPIFPHVIELNHQARRRVTCSVYLIYDDDAWTLIDIGYEDAVDEVLELIRQLDFPFSKCVALIASHADVDHIQGLAKAKQVLRTEVACHPVAAKKLEEGDRIATFAQISAQGIDLAMPPVKTERPVTDGDIICVGNLELEVWHTPGHTDGQLAFRLGNLLFSGDNLFRDGSVGVIDAHHGSSIPDFIRSLERIRDSDVEWLLPSHGPVFRKDNAHIQATIARLEGYQKLADFGTCATSWPLMEEWEDELVEGRLPQ encoded by the coding sequence ATGCTGCCGCGTACGCCGATATTTCCGCACGTCATCGAGCTCAACCACCAGGCCCGCCGCCGGGTGACTTGCAGCGTTTACCTGATTTATGACGACGACGCCTGGACCCTGATCGACATCGGCTACGAGGACGCCGTCGATGAGGTGCTGGAGCTGATCCGGCAGCTCGACTTCCCGTTCAGCAAGTGCGTCGCCCTGATCGCGTCGCACGCCGATGTGGACCACATCCAAGGCTTGGCGAAGGCGAAGCAGGTCCTCCGCACCGAGGTCGCCTGCCACCCCGTGGCGGCGAAGAAGCTCGAAGAGGGGGACCGCATCGCGACCTTCGCCCAGATCAGCGCGCAGGGGATCGACCTGGCGATGCCGCCGGTGAAGACCGAGCGGCCCGTTACCGATGGCGACATCATCTGCGTCGGCAACCTCGAGCTCGAAGTCTGGCACACGCCCGGCCACACCGACGGGCAGCTCGCCTTCCGCCTCGGCAACCTACTGTTCTCCGGCGACAACCTGTTCCGCGACGGCTCGGTCGGCGTCATCGACGCCCACCACGGCAGCAGCATCCCTGACTTCATCCGCTCGTTGGAGCGCATCCGCGACAGCGACGTCGAGTGGCTGCTGCCGAGCCACGGACCGGTCTTCCGTAAAGACAACGCCCACATCCAAGCGACCATCGCTCGGCTAGAGGGCTACCAGAAGCTCGCCGACTTCGGCACCTGCGCCACGAGTTGGCCGCTGATGGAAGAGTGGGAAGACGAACTCGTCGAGGGGCGCTTGCCGCAGTAG
- a CDS encoding TlpA family protein disulfide reductase: MSRRYPVALATLAAALACVANVSAQSYEAGEQEPALRLPTDPRLWHNSPPLTLESLKGKGVVFYLFEEESPRIAANWPNLQGLSKQYEGKPVLFVAVSSGTDPRVLKRYLGQYRVGWPVIHDYDRSLERAMAVPQLNPGGDEFAFRYVAGDGSMGQGKGADVAGTAEAALKGAAWRVDPAEVPEKLKGAWRAVELGSFTAAARPLTQAAESKDDELKAGAEKLLAAVEEELTSAAKEAQESLNEGDDWHAYKLLESIPQRFDGYEFDLIERAEDKTKELAKSDTVKGQIAAAKMLGKAMATASRGPSGVNRAKGLLNRLVEEHPDTEAAVKAQELLASIGS, translated from the coding sequence ATGTCTCGTCGATACCCGGTCGCCTTGGCGACACTGGCCGCAGCGCTGGCTTGCGTCGCGAACGTCAGCGCGCAGTCGTACGAAGCCGGCGAGCAAGAGCCCGCCTTGCGGCTACCCACCGACCCGCGTTTGTGGCACAACTCGCCGCCGCTCACGCTCGAGTCGCTCAAGGGGAAGGGCGTGGTCTTTTATCTCTTTGAGGAGGAGAGCCCACGGATCGCCGCCAATTGGCCGAACCTGCAAGGGCTGTCGAAGCAGTACGAAGGCAAGCCCGTGCTGTTCGTCGCCGTCAGCTCGGGGACCGACCCACGGGTGTTGAAGCGATACCTCGGGCAGTACCGCGTCGGCTGGCCGGTGATCCACGACTACGACCGTTCGCTCGAGCGGGCAATGGCGGTCCCCCAACTCAACCCGGGCGGCGATGAGTTTGCGTTCCGCTACGTCGCGGGCGATGGATCGATGGGTCAAGGAAAAGGCGCCGACGTGGCCGGCACAGCTGAGGCCGCGTTGAAGGGCGCGGCGTGGCGCGTCGATCCCGCCGAGGTCCCGGAAAAGCTCAAGGGCGCTTGGCGAGCTGTCGAACTCGGCAGCTTCACAGCGGCGGCCCGGCCGCTCACTCAAGCCGCCGAGTCCAAAGACGACGAACTGAAAGCAGGGGCTGAGAAGCTGCTCGCCGCGGTCGAGGAAGAGCTGACCAGCGCCGCCAAGGAAGCCCAGGAGTCGCTCAATGAGGGAGACGACTGGCACGCCTACAAGCTACTGGAGTCGATCCCGCAACGCTTCGATGGCTATGAGTTCGACCTCATCGAGCGGGCCGAGGACAAGACCAAGGAACTCGCCAAGTCCGACACCGTGAAAGGCCAGATCGCCGCGGCAAAGATGCTCGGCAAGGCGATGGCGACCGCGTCTCGCGGCCCCAGCGGCGTCAACCGCGCGAAGGGCTTGCTCAACCGGCTTGTCGAAGAGCACCCCGACACCGAAGCCGCCGTCAAGGCGCAAGAGCTGCTCGCGTCGATCGGCAGCTAA
- a CDS encoding calmodulin-binding protein: MIRKLLCAAVATAALTTVFADRAEAQNAYGRAFSGTYTETDWNRFYHYPYVYYPQNYWGSDYYRSADSLYHRYPPEMRIPVYNKRWHNYYPSPRKFHSGHHFILDVF, from the coding sequence ATGATCCGCAAACTCTTGTGCGCGGCCGTGGCGACGGCCGCCTTGACGACGGTCTTCGCCGACCGCGCCGAAGCCCAGAACGCCTACGGCCGGGCGTTCAGCGGGACCTACACCGAAACGGATTGGAACCGCTTCTACCACTACCCGTACGTCTACTATCCCCAGAACTACTGGGGCAGCGACTACTACCGCTCGGCCGACAGCCTGTACCACCGCTATCCGCCCGAGATGCGGATCCCGGTCTACAACAAGCGCTGGCACAACTACTACCCAAGCCCGCGCAAGTTCCATTCAGGACACCACTTTATCCTGGACGTGTTCTGA
- a CDS encoding Mrp/NBP35 family ATP-binding protein, whose protein sequence is MPSADAIKSVVDSFPDPETNRPLGVMGQTGAVEIDGDRVRVEIGLTTWAAPLRDETVEALREKLVASGVDPNQCTIDTTTHQRPADKLGQIGVTAKSVIAVGSGKGGVGKSTMAAAIAFGLHNAGCKVGLMDADVYGPSVPHLLGVNERPTAVNQRLQPIERSGLRVMSMGFMVPAEEAVVWRGPMLHGAVTQMLRDTDWGDLDYLIIDMPPGTGDIALTLSQLIPLTGAVVVCTPQDVALLDAVKAINMFRKVKIPLLGVVENMSSFICPGCSERHDIFGTGGAKRKAEAMDVPFLGDAPINVDLRKRGDDGQMAGLYDDPAIAAPLMEITRGMVRQIVAQRGGQPAMPSLPVL, encoded by the coding sequence ATGCCCTCCGCTGACGCTATCAAGTCCGTCGTTGATTCGTTCCCCGATCCCGAAACGAATCGCCCCCTGGGCGTGATGGGGCAGACCGGCGCCGTCGAGATCGATGGCGATCGGGTGCGTGTCGAGATCGGGCTAACAACGTGGGCGGCGCCGCTGCGCGACGAAACCGTCGAGGCGCTGCGCGAGAAACTCGTCGCGTCGGGGGTCGATCCCAATCAGTGCACCATCGACACAACCACGCACCAGCGCCCCGCCGACAAACTGGGTCAGATAGGCGTCACAGCGAAGAGCGTCATCGCCGTCGGCAGTGGCAAGGGTGGCGTCGGCAAGAGCACGATGGCCGCGGCGATCGCCTTCGGCCTCCACAACGCCGGCTGCAAGGTCGGCTTGATGGACGCGGACGTCTACGGGCCCAGCGTGCCGCACCTCTTGGGCGTTAACGAACGACCCACCGCGGTCAATCAACGTTTGCAACCGATCGAACGCTCCGGCCTCCGTGTCATGAGCATGGGCTTCATGGTCCCCGCCGAGGAAGCCGTCGTCTGGCGTGGCCCGATGCTGCACGGGGCGGTCACCCAGATGCTCCGCGACACCGATTGGGGCGACCTCGACTACCTGATCATCGACATGCCGCCGGGCACGGGCGACATCGCCCTGACGTTGTCGCAACTCATCCCGCTCACCGGCGCCGTGGTGGTCTGCACGCCGCAAGACGTGGCGCTGCTCGACGCGGTGAAGGCGATCAACATGTTCCGCAAGGTGAAGATCCCGCTGCTGGGCGTCGTCGAGAACATGAGCTCGTTCATCTGTCCGGGCTGTAGCGAGCGGCACGACATCTTCGGCACCGGCGGCGCGAAGCGGAAAGCCGAAGCGATGGACGTCCCGTTCCTCGGCGACGCTCCGATCAACGTCGACCTCCGCAAGCGCGGCGACGACGGCCAGATGGCGGGCCTCTACGACGACCCGGCGATCGCGGCCCCGCTGATGGAGATCACCCGCGGCATGGTCCGGCAGATCGTCGCCCAGCGCGGCGGCCAACCGGCGATGCCTTCGCTGCCGGTGCTTTGA
- a CDS encoding site-2 protease family protein, whose product MLFTSAAPGPYDVRFSLLGVPVRIAPVFWIVALFLGGGRPPEFAIVWVVAVVVSILVHELGHAVLQRAFGGQPEIVLYAFGGYASAYGVRESWWRNILIALAGPFAGFFLAALVWGYVELAGEPEARLARVFVGDMLFINIVWGVLNLFPIWPLDGGRVAREVLTLLMKPSTGIVVSLAISAVVAAGLALWCWVETQSIWNTALFGLLAYQSYETMQQYRASRGGW is encoded by the coding sequence ATGCTGTTCACCAGCGCCGCCCCCGGTCCCTACGACGTGCGTTTCTCGCTGCTAGGCGTTCCGGTGCGGATTGCGCCGGTGTTCTGGATCGTCGCGTTGTTCTTAGGAGGCGGTCGGCCGCCTGAGTTCGCGATCGTCTGGGTCGTCGCGGTGGTCGTTTCGATCCTCGTTCACGAACTCGGCCACGCGGTCTTGCAGCGTGCGTTCGGCGGCCAACCAGAGATCGTTCTCTACGCCTTCGGCGGTTACGCGTCCGCTTACGGGGTGCGCGAGAGCTGGTGGCGGAACATTTTGATCGCGTTGGCGGGACCTTTTGCCGGATTTTTTTTGGCGGCGCTTGTGTGGGGTTATGTCGAGCTTGCGGGCGAGCCCGAGGCCCGACTAGCGCGCGTGTTCGTGGGCGACATGCTCTTCATCAACATCGTTTGGGGCGTGCTCAATCTGTTCCCGATCTGGCCCTTGGATGGCGGGCGCGTCGCGCGCGAAGTATTGACTTTGCTAATGAAGCCATCGACGGGCATCGTCGTCTCGCTCGCGATTTCTGCGGTAGTTGCTGCGGGTTTAGCGCTGTGGTGTTGGGTTGAGACCCAATCGATTTGGAATACAGCGCTGTTCGGCCTGCTCGCCTATCAGAGCTACGAGACGATGCAGCAGTACCGCGCTTCGCGCGGCGGTTGGTGA
- the lpxB gene encoding lipid-A-disaccharide synthase, producing MAKTIFFSVGEPSGDLHGANLIRSFQRRGADVRAVGFGGPRMAAEGADLLFDLTQLAVMGFIEVFWKLPQFFRLKALAEKYFAEHRPDAVVLIDFPGFNWHIAKVAKKHGIPVFYYGTPQVWGWAAWRVKKLRAYVDHALCKLPFEEAWLRERGVNATYVGHPYFDELHSRVLDKAFIAEHCDPKQPLVTLLPGSRTQEVRNNFRSQLEAMKKVRRRVPEARFAVAAFKEKHVAMAEEAIRDAGMVRGEGPTIYVGKTPELIEAATCCVAVSGSVSLELLHHAKPTVILYHVSRFAYWLQSVFRRVPYITLVNLLTAPELFPDKVGVYDRRDSKDAHVLMPEYLTYEDKSDDLAYHAVQWLNSEAARAQLVERMTTLKQQVAVAGASERAAEYVLRELGGASGVAKAA from the coding sequence ATGGCGAAAACGATCTTCTTCTCCGTTGGCGAACCCAGCGGCGACCTCCACGGCGCGAACCTGATCCGCAGTTTCCAGCGGCGCGGCGCTGACGTGCGCGCGGTCGGCTTCGGCGGTCCACGTATGGCGGCCGAAGGGGCGGACCTCCTCTTCGACCTCACGCAGCTCGCCGTGATGGGCTTCATCGAGGTCTTCTGGAAGCTGCCGCAGTTCTTCCGTCTCAAGGCGCTCGCCGAGAAGTACTTCGCCGAGCACCGGCCCGACGCGGTCGTGCTCATCGACTTCCCCGGCTTCAACTGGCACATCGCCAAGGTCGCCAAGAAGCACGGCATCCCTGTCTTCTACTACGGTACACCGCAGGTGTGGGGCTGGGCCGCGTGGCGCGTGAAGAAGCTGCGGGCGTACGTGGACCATGCCCTCTGCAAGTTGCCGTTCGAGGAAGCATGGTTGCGCGAACGCGGCGTCAACGCGACCTACGTCGGCCATCCGTACTTCGACGAGCTGCACAGCCGGGTACTCGACAAGGCGTTCATCGCCGAGCACTGCGACCCCAAGCAGCCGCTGGTGACGCTGCTGCCGGGTTCGCGCACTCAGGAAGTACGGAACAACTTCCGTTCGCAGCTCGAAGCTATGAAGAAGGTCCGTCGCCGCGTGCCCGAGGCCCGCTTTGCCGTGGCGGCGTTCAAAGAGAAGCATGTCGCGATGGCCGAGGAGGCGATCCGCGACGCCGGCATGGTCCGCGGCGAAGGCCCGACGATCTATGTCGGCAAGACGCCCGAGCTGATCGAAGCGGCCACGTGCTGCGTAGCCGTGTCGGGGTCGGTGTCGCTCGAACTGCTGCACCACGCCAAGCCAACGGTGATTCTCTACCACGTCTCGCGTTTCGCGTACTGGCTGCAAAGCGTCTTCCGCCGCGTGCCGTACATCACGCTGGTCAATCTGCTTACGGCGCCCGAGTTGTTTCCGGACAAGGTCGGCGTCTACGACCGTCGCGACTCGAAGGACGCGCACGTCTTGATGCCCGAGTACCTGACTTATGAAGACAAGTCGGACGACCTCGCCTATCACGCTGTACAATGGTTGAACAGCGAAGCGGCCCGCGCGCAGCTCGTAGAGCGGATGACGACGCTCAAGCAGCAGGTGGCGGTCGCCGGCGCTTCGGAGCGCGCGGCGGAGTATGTCTTGCGGGAGCTTGGCGGTGCGAGCGGTGTCGCCAAAGCCGCCTAA
- a CDS encoding MFS transporter, translating to MSRVAPPISASAPDLVTDAQVVDPDHGGVPGADQRNFALLVMHQVLFRIGWVFKTESIVMPYFLDAIGGGPIIRSLLMVLNRLGASVPPALYARRLKLMKQKRWSLYATTTGSGVPFAIIAAVWWSEVWREADGSVAPWTKWFFLAMYAWFFVVTGLNQLSLQVIQGKLVRANLRGRLFTAGVVIGSPLSILAVWLLMPGWLARPDGFALIFAAPAVLFFLSGLAMLAIRETSDSYTEVREPGWRRLVRAARLAFEDPKLRPVAISAVLYSAAFTLFPHYQAMARESAGEAFNIQSLVTWTITQHTAVAVISFLAGPIADWFGARRAVQMTMFGAALAPFTAIFLAKGAGLGDGQAFWLVFLPLGCTPVTNKMLLNYTLELVGREHHTLYSSSIGLCLALPVIVMSPIVGVLVAWLGAAPVFVLMATILLAGGVQSLWLAETRTKE from the coding sequence ATGTCGCGCGTCGCCCCGCCGATTTCTGCCTCCGCTCCCGATCTGGTGACGGATGCGCAGGTGGTGGACCCCGACCATGGCGGCGTTCCGGGCGCGGACCAACGCAACTTCGCGCTGCTGGTGATGCACCAGGTGCTCTTCCGCATCGGCTGGGTCTTTAAGACCGAGAGCATCGTGATGCCCTACTTCCTCGACGCGATCGGGGGCGGGCCGATCATCCGCAGCTTGCTGATGGTGCTCAACCGCCTCGGCGCCAGCGTCCCGCCGGCGCTCTACGCGCGGCGGCTGAAGCTCATGAAGCAGAAGCGCTGGAGCCTCTACGCGACGACCACCGGGTCGGGCGTGCCGTTCGCGATCATCGCCGCTGTGTGGTGGTCGGAAGTGTGGCGCGAGGCCGACGGCTCGGTGGCGCCGTGGACGAAGTGGTTCTTCCTGGCGATGTACGCCTGGTTCTTCGTCGTCACCGGGCTCAACCAACTCTCGCTACAAGTCATCCAAGGTAAGCTCGTTCGCGCGAACCTCCGCGGTCGGCTTTTCACGGCGGGCGTTGTGATCGGTTCGCCGCTGTCGATCCTGGCGGTGTGGCTCTTGATGCCGGGCTGGCTGGCGCGGCCCGACGGATTTGCGCTGATCTTCGCTGCGCCGGCGGTGTTGTTCTTCTTGTCGGGCTTAGCGATGCTCGCGATCCGGGAAACCAGCGATAGCTACACCGAAGTCCGCGAGCCCGGGTGGCGACGGCTCGTGCGCGCGGCACGACTAGCATTTGAAGACCCCAAGCTCCGCCCCGTGGCGATCTCGGCGGTGCTCTACAGCGCGGCGTTCACGCTCTTCCCGCACTACCAAGCGATGGCGCGTGAGTCGGCGGGCGAGGCGTTCAACATCCAGTCGCTCGTCACTTGGACGATCACGCAGCACACGGCCGTCGCGGTGATCAGCTTCCTCGCCGGACCGATCGCCGACTGGTTCGGCGCGCGAAGAGCGGTGCAGATGACGATGTTCGGCGCAGCGCTCGCGCCGTTCACCGCGATCTTCCTGGCGAAGGGCGCCGGGCTTGGCGACGGCCAAGCCTTCTGGCTCGTCTTCCTGCCGCTGGGCTGCACGCCGGTCACCAACAAGATGCTGCTCAACTACACGCTTGAGCTCGTCGGCCGCGAGCACCACACGCTCTACAGCAGCTCGATCGGCCTCTGCCTGGCGCTGCCGGTGATCGTGATGTCGCCAATCGTTGGCGTGCTGGTGGCGTGGCTCGGCGCAGCGCCGGTGTTCGTGCTGATGGCGACGATCCTGCTGGCAGGCGGCGTGCAGTCGCTCTGGCTCGCTGAGACCCGGACCAAAGAATAG